DNA sequence from the Xenopus tropicalis strain Nigerian chromosome 4, UCB_Xtro_10.0, whole genome shotgun sequence genome:
cagatgggaaataagagttcaaaatttcagctttttccccgttctcatcaaccaacttacccccccgtgataataaagttcccaccccttcttgcttcatttttttactattcacataattaaaaaataattttggattctttttacccctagctgcaatatccctttccatctctagtttagctgcctgatagcttttttgctgctttatttgcccccctgtacctgatgaaagccccagctgccccagctaacttgaatgccctaaaagcacgttttttcttaccaacctcgacactaacacttttattcagccataagggttttgctttgcgatgcctctccttgcttactagtgggatatactgttgtgtatacctacaaagcaatgttttaaagatgttccattttccttctgtgcctaaccccatgaaaagcctttcccagttgacacattgcagagatgcccttatactggcaaagtaaTCTGAACTACTTCACATTCCAGGATGCCTTTTATTTGCAGTTGGTGGAACTGCGATGGGATCAAATGTTGCGccgttatatgtatatatttttgtggCATGGTTTGAACCTCACCATGTATATTGCGATGATCTCTACCGAAAACCACTGTAGGGCCTGGTGGAGATCTATCGATGATATTTCTGTATTATGGTGGGGTGACCTGGACCCCAGATAGCAACGAGTTTGCGGAAACATTGGCACATTTTGCAGAGTGCTTGTCCACAAGTGAAGGTATTTGTGTTGCCCCCACTGATTTTATATAGAAGGGGCAGAACCGTTGGCTCTAAATTGGTTACCTGCTCGGTTTCCAGAGGAGGCCGTTGGGATAGGAAGGGGCTATTTGGGTACCCCCGTGCGGCACATAagcagtgtaaatatgcagtgcggGGGGAGAGTATTCCAACACCCCACGACTGGTTAAAAATCTGAACTAAGAGGCCATTTTACATGTTTGTCCCAATATGCGGTTTATGCTATAATTTGTCCCTGCAAAAAGACATATGTGGGAGAGACGGTACAAAAAGTAAAATCCCGGATTTCACAACACAAGTCCACAATGAATGTAGGGAATGTTATATTACCACTATCAAAACATCTTAAGGAACAGGGTCATACCCCCGAACAGCTGAGATATACTGTATTGGAGGGAGTTCCCCCACAAACAAGGGGAGGGGGCCGAGGGCTAAGGCTGAAGCAGAGGGAGATATGGAGGATTAAGAGACTAAACTCCCTGCACCCTAATGGACTCAATAAAGattatcatttatatttatttgtatatgctCAGTTGAGATGTTCTGCAAATAAGTGTGTAAATGAACTGTTTGATAAGGGATTATTACTGCTTTGCATTGTATTATTAGTGATGgaaccctgtactaagcatataTGATAAATGATGGGGTCCCTTCCCCCTGGGGATAATAAATAGTCTGGTTTGGAGGAACACATGGAGTCACTGCTCACGTGCCTTGAGGATGACCATGATGTGAGTTTTATACAGAATACTTGTTTTGCACTTTACatgtgtgtgctgtccatttgacatttatttttatatggacATCGGAACCTGTTGGGGATGTGCACCTTGTGTTGCAGAAACTGCAGAAAGTGAATTTACAGGAACGGGCAGCCCTGCAGATACTGGATAGTGGTAGATACATGCCCTCTGGTGGTGAAAGAGTAGAACTGCACTGCAGCGGGAGGACTGGAGGCACCTAGTATAGGCTGTTGTGCATATAACCGTGTATATACccacactcactctctctctcatatatatatatatatatattatctatctacacacacacacacacaacctaccccagcacttgccccccccccccccccacagaaccCACcccagcacctgccccccccccctccacagaACCCACCGCAGCACTTACCAGTCTGTGCCACCAGGTGGGTCCATCCACTTGTAACTGCCACAATGCTCTCGCCCAGGAAGAAGTGAGCTTGCACTCTATGTGGGTGGAGCAGGAAGGGGTCGGGGTGCAGCAGCTGCCCGTGCTTGTTACTGCCCCACGCGTACATGTCTCCCGCATCTAACGGAACAGAGGAACCCACTGAAGCCCATCATGACCAGAACCAAGGGAAAAGGCATAATGTGATATACCTGGATCTAACCCACCACCAGTACAGTTTGGGGGGTATTATAAATACCCTAAATGATGATAGGTAGCTGTGGGTACTAATGGGGCACTTACCAGATAATGCCACACAGTGATACGAGCCGGCCGTTACCACCTTCCCACGGATGCCCTCCATGCCTAGCAAGAAAAGAGATGTTACTGCAATGGATGAGCTGGGTGTGGGGCCCTGGGGCCACCAGTAATATCTGCCCTCCATATTGGCACGCTGACCAGTAAGGTATCTCTGGCACGCTGGCAGTGCATGACTGCTAACAAATTGTGCCAATCTTATTGTACTGTGTGCCAGGAGAGCAGATCATTGGGTTTTGTTACACGGGATATTCACATTCAGTTTTCAGTACCAAACAGAAAGCCAAAATGCCCAGCTGGGCAAGAAGTAATTACCCAGCTAAGAACCACCAGTGCCCTATATTGTACCCTGGGATCACTGGGCACAGCTAGAAGAGTTATGGCAGCTTTCCTAGTGCCAATGTACATGGCACTGCACCACCCTGTACACCCAACTGCATAACATACCCGGCACTGTGCCACCCTGTATACCCAACTGTATAACTACCTGGCACTGTACCACCCTGTATACCCAACTGTATAACTACCTGGCACTGTACCACCCTGTATACCCAACTGCATAACATACCCGGCACTGTGCCACCCTGTATACCCAACTGTATAACATACCTGGCACTGGGCAGGGTTCCGTGGCCCCATAAACTGGAGGGATGGGGTTCTGGGGAGAGAATCTCCGTGCATGGGATGCCAGCCCCGACCCCCACTGGAATATCTGCCCGTTATCTGTTAAAGGAGAGAAGAGTCAGTGAGACCCCTGCCCTAGGGGGCACATCCCAACACTGGCATGGCACGCTATGGGTTAATCCTAACTTGCCTTCTTACTATAAGTGACTTGCCCGGTTACTGTACCATCTGCACTGACCTGTGAGGGCGAGTACGTGTCTCAGTCCCGCGGCAACATCAATCACTTTCCTCTTCTGAATCTGTAAATATTAATATtcatacagttacacacagccaatcagatagagtccctcagtgactgctaatatccttatcagttacagtagggggtacattatcccttataatacatgagtgatactcagagttccctgtataactcagcctgcagccttgtgcctttatatggggggcacagaacccctcagtgactgctaatatccttatcatttacagtagggggtacattatcccttataatacatgagtgatactcagagttccctgtataactcagcctgcagccttgtgcctttatatggggggcacagaacccctcagtgactgctaatatccttatcatttacagtagggggtacattatcccttataatacatgagtgatactcagagttccctgtataactcagcctgcagccttgtgcctttatatggggggcacagaacccctcagtgactgctaatatccttatcatttacagtagggggtacattatcccttataatacatgagtgatactcagagttccctgtataactcagcctgcagccttgtgcctttatatggggggcacagaacccctcagtgactgctaatatccttatcatttacagtagggggtacattatcccttataatacatgagtgatactcagagttccctgtataactcagcctgcagccttgtgcctttatatggggggcacagaacccctcagtgactgctaatatccttatcatttacagtagggggtacattatcccttataatacatgagtgatactcagagttccctgtataactcagcctgcagccttgtgcctttatatggggggcacagaacccctcagtgactgctaatatccttatcatttacagtagggggtacattatcccttataatacatgagtgatactcagagttccctgtataactcagcctgcagccttgtgcctttatatggggggcacagaacccctcagtgactgctaatatccttatcatttacagtagggggtacattatccctaatAATACATGGGTGATACTCAGAGTACAAGACTTACCCCCACAGGCCTGGGAACGCAGCTCCTCCCCGCCCCGGCCCTTCCCAGTTGGCTGTAAGTGTTGGCGCCACAGGACAGAAGTTCCCCGGTTTCTGGAGAGACAAATTCCTATTTAGGTGCAGTTTATACACAGGGTTGAAGCAATGAAAATGTGAATTTATATTTCAAACCCTATTTGCAGCTATAACCAACTCCCCTTCCCCATCCCAGCACGGTATGTATATAGgatactgccccccagtcccagccCGGTATGTATAAAGGctactgccccccagtcccagccCGGTATGTATAAAGGctactgccccccagtcccagccCGGTATGTATATAGgatactgccccccagtcccagccCGGTATGTATATAGGctactgccccccagtcccagccCGGTATGTATAAAGGctactgccccccagtcccagccCGGTATGTATAAAGGctactgccccccagtcccagccCGGTATGTATATTAGgatactgccccccagtcccagccCGGTATGTAATAGGCTGCCCCCCATCCAGCCGGTTGTATATAGGctactgccccccagtcccagccCGGTATGTATATAGGctactgccccccagtcccagccCGGTATGTATAAAGGctactgccccccagtcccagccCGGTATGTATAAAGGctactgccccccagtcccagccCGGTATGTATATAGGctactgccccccagtcccagccCGGTATGTATATAGGctactgccccccagtcccagccCGGTATGTATATAGGctactgccccccagtcccagccCGGTATGTATAAGGctactgccccccagtcccagccCGGTATGTATAAAGGctactgccccccagtcccagccCAGTATGTATATAGGctactgccccccagtcccagccCGGTATGTATATAGgatactgccccccagtcccagccCGGTATGTATAAAGCCCCCCAGTCCCAGCCTGGTATGTATAAAGCCCCCCAGACCCAGCCCGGTATGTATAAAGCCCCCCCACAACAACAGTGGGGAAGTCTTTGGCCCTGCACGTGGTGGTTCTGGTGGGACAGGCCCAGATGCTAATTGGGGTTGCTGGGGAGGCAGTATGTCGGGGGGCAGCTTGCTTATACCCAGAGCCAATGGAGAGCACCCAAGGGGAGAGCACCCACCTACCTGCCAGTATGAGAGTAAAGTCCCAGCCACAGGACACCTTGGAGACCCGCAGGCCGAGAGCCCCGGGGCACAGGCAGAACTGGGTCACGTCAGTGGTGTGATCGAGGCCCAACTGCCCTTCTGAGTTCTGCCCACACACGTACACCCGGCCCGACTCTGCAGCATGGGAGATACAGGTAACGTGAGAAAACTAAGAACtaccccagcaggggcaataagCTGTGCCTCACACTGCGCTGCCAATACGCTCTACCCTGTGAGTATTGCCTATGGGGCAGGTATTTATGGGGCAGATACACAGCAATGAGCCCCTACCCAGAGATCCCTATTATTCTCACACCAATAAAGATCCCCAGAGCATTTTCACTCAAAGCAGGGGGCAAATACAAGTGATGAGTGACCCTGCCTGATGGTGGCGCCACTGAGCCCTCTGCCTGTAGGGGAAATACTATTACTGATTGGGGGGGAGCAGTGACTGGGTTACTCCATGAAACCAGACAGtctccttgtgtgtgtgtgtgtggggggggggggtgagataaAGAAGCTAAGCAAGCTTGGGGCAACACCATGGGAAAGTTCCACTGGGACATGAGCGCCCCCCTGTGGCACATTACTTACATTCAGTCGGGTGTCCCCTTAGGCAAAATGGAACCAAGTGACTGAACCCCCCCCACTCATCCCCTGCTAATACCCATCTCCTGCACGTGTGTCATCAGTGTGGCTGCAGATTCTGCCCAACCCATttatttgctgctgctgctgctgctgctattgtGGGGGGGTCTCATACCTGTGACTGCAGCCGAGTGCCCCCCGCCGGCACTGATACTCCTGATAACCGTCTCATGGTTGGGCAGCCCAATAACCAGCTGTGGCACGGGGGTGTCCTGGGTACTGCCCACTCCCAGCTGCCCATAACTGTTAGCACCCTGAAACATAAAAGAGACAGTGAGGGAGTCACGAGAGAGAGCGCAGGCACTTATATGGGTATAGTGTGAGATATGGGAAGCGCGGGGGGGGATATAGTGAGAGATATGGGAAGCgcggggggggggatatagtGTGAGTGGGAGATATGGGAAGCGCGGGGGATATAGTGTGAGTGGGAGATATGGGAAGCGCAGGGGGGGATATAGTGTGAGATATGGGAAGCGCAGGGGGGGATATAATGCGAGTGGGAGATATGGGAAGCGCGGGGGGGGGATATAGTGTGAGTGGGAGATATGGGAAGCGCAGGGGGGGGGATATAGTGTGAGTGGGAGATATGGGAAGCGCAGGGGGGGGGATATAGTGTGAGTGGGAGATATGGGAAGCGCAGGGGGGGGATATAGTGTGAGTGGGAGATAGGGGAAGCGCAGGGGGGGGGATATAGTGTGAGTGGGAGATATGGGAAGCGCGGGGGGGATATAGTGGGAGTGTGAGATATGGGAAGCGCAGGGGGGGAATATAGTGTGAGTGGGAGATATGGGAGCGCAGGGGGGGATATAATGCGAGTGGGAGATATGGGAAGCGCGCGGGGGGATATAGTGTGAGTGGGAGATATGGGAAAGCGCAGGGGGGGATATAATGCGAGTGGGAGATATGGGAAGCGCCGGGGGGGATATAGTGTGAGTGGGAGATATGGGAAGCGCAGAGGGGATATAGTGTGAGATATGGGAAGCGCAGGGGGGGATATAGTGTGAGATATGGGAAGCGCAGGGGGGATATAATGTGAGTGGGAGATATGGGAAGCGCGGGGGGATATAATGCGAGTGGGAGATATGGGAAGCGCGGGGGGGGATATAGTGGTGAGTGGGAGATATGGGAAGCGCAGGGGGGGATATAGTGTGAGTGGGAGATATGGGAAGCGCAGGGGGGATATAATGCGAGTGGGAGATATGGGAAGCgcggggggggggatatagtGTGAGTGGGAGATATGGGAAGCGCAGGGGGGATATAGTGTGAGATATGGGAAGCGCGGGGGGGATATAGTGTGAGATATGGGAAGCGCAGGGGGATATAGTGTGAGATATGGGAAGCGCGGGGGGGATATAATGTGAGTGTGAGATATGGGAAGCGCAGGGGGGGGGATATAGTGTGAGATATGGGAAGCGCGGGGGGGGATATAATGTGAGTGGGAGATATGGGAAGCGCAGGGGGGGGGATATAGTGTGAGATATGGGAAGCgcggggggggggatatagtGTGAGATATGGGAagcgcaggggggggggatatagtgTGAGATATGGGAAGCGCGGGGGGATATAATGTGAGTGGGAGATATGGGAAGCgcggggggggggatatagtGTGAGATATGGGaagcgcagggggggggggggatatagtgTGAGATATGGGAAGCGCGGGGGGGATATAATGTGAGTGGGAGATATGGGAAGCGCAGGGGGGGGATATAATGTGAGTGGGAGATATGGGAagcgcaggggggggggatataaagtGAGTGGGAGATATTGCCCATAATGTTCTGCtcaccatgcaggggggggggctcaCTTTATTACACAGTAACGTACAGTTCAGCACTGAAAGGGTTAGCACCGAGCCAATCACTCTTTGCCCCATGGGGAGGGGGGTTGAGTAGTGAGACAAATGGGTGACAGTGACAGATGCCGGGTGAATGGGGTGATTATGGCACAGACCTACCTGGGGGCCCGGGGGCCAAGCTGTactggggcagagagaggggcagtAGCTCCCTCACAGGCAGGGTCCCTGATGGTTCTGCAGTAAGTGGGACAGGATCCAAGCGCAGGAACTGCAGCAGCACCAGTACTGCCAGAGCTGCAtattcctaccccccccccccatactgcacCTCCCTCAC
Encoded proteins:
- the sergef gene encoding secretion-regulating guanine nucleotide exchange factor (The RefSeq protein has 5 substitutions, 1 frameshift and aligns at 97% coverage compared to this genomic sequence); amino-acid sequence: MGLETGARQLLYAWGANSYGQLGVGSTQDTPVPQLVIGLPNHETVIRSISAGGGHSAAVTESGRVYVCGQNSEGQLGLDHTTDVTQFCLCPGALGLRVSKVSCGWDFTLILAETGELLSCGANTYSQLGRAGAGRSCVPRPVGIQKRKVIDVAAGLRHVLALTDNGQIFQWGSGLASHARRFSPQNPIPPVYGATEPCPVPGMEGICGKVVTAGSYHCVALSDAGDMYAWGSNKHGQLLHPDPFLLHPHRVQAHFFLGESIVAVTSGWTHLVAQTDTGKVFTWGRANYSQLGRPPSTEGTGLNETLLEGIPANQVPAWIPSLTGSSQMECYIPGAGMSTECAELARKPT